The genomic segment CGCAGCAGTTGTGGATTCTGCAACGTCACGACGTCCGTCATACCATTTATCTTGTTTCAGACCATAATAACGGCCTGTGGTGGGAATAAATTGCCATATACCGGCAGCACTGGCTGACGAGGTAGCATGGGGATTAAAAGCGCTCTCTACAATAGGTAACAGCACCAGTTCCATTGGCAAATGACGTTCTTTAATTTGGCTAATGATCCAGTACATATACGGTTCAGCCCGTAATGTTACATTTTGTAGATAACGCTTATTATTGAGATAGTACTCTTTTTGTTCACGGATACGCTCGTTATCCGGAATGTCCATCTCCAGCCCTTCACTGACGACTTGCCACAGCTCTCTTTCTGTTTGACCATCAGGGCCCATTAGCCAGTCGAGATCTCCTGCTGCAGCGAGGCTATTGGCTGAAGGAGGATTCTGATTGCTTGCAGATTGGGAAGCATCTTTATTCGACGCCTGGCAACCAACAAGCAATACAGAAGCAAATAAGATCGCTTTTGCCTTCATGTATATCAATTATCATCGTTGATTAAAAGTCGACCGATAATACTTTGGCTAACCAAATAACTCAATCAAAAGCGTTAATAATTGTCTTTCATCTCTCTTAATCGCTTAAAAACTTGCCAAGGTTGTATAGTTGGATCATCCATGCCTAACTTTCTTTTTAAATCAAGTTGATGACATTTAAGATATAGGTTAATTGTTCTTTCAGTTTTTAGCTCTGTTGGCACAGAAGGCTGACTTTTTGACCTTATATCGATGATATGTTTCAAATATGTTTCTATTTCGATATTTTCTGGTAAAACATAGTTTGCGAAACGTAGATTTGAGATTGTATATTCGTGAGCACAGCACACTTTTGTGGTGTCAGGTAGAGCATCCAGCTTTTGTATCGACTGATACATCTGTTCTGGTGTACCTTCAAAAATTCGCCCGCACCCGGCAGAGAAGAGTGTGTCGCCGCAAAACAGATATGGGGCTGAATAGAATGCCACATGTCCTGCAGTATGACCGGGAACTTCAATTACACTGAAGCACATACCGTTGATATCGATATTATCGCCTTCTCTGACGATAAACTGCGCTCCTTTACTCTGAGTTTCCTGCGGACCATAAACTTTCAGTGCTGGGTAATGTCTAATCAATTCTGCGACACCGCCAGTATGGTCGTTGTGATGATGCGTCAGAAGGATTGCTGTGGGTGTTATTTGTTGTTGTTCTAACTGTTGAATAACCGGTAAAGCTTCACCAGGGTCAACTATAATACCCGTTTGCTGTTTGGTGGTTAGCAGCCAAATGTAATTGTCCTGAAAGGCGGGAATACTGATAAGATGCATAATGGTCCCCTGACGATGAAAGTCATATTATAAAAGAGATAATACTTCATGAGAGCTGCCCGAACAGAAACGATTGTAACATCGCCAGCGTCTTGGAATGAGTTATCTTATGGTAATAGTTATCGCCGTGCTCTGGAACAACAGCTGGATCCGTTGTGGCCGAAATTATTTGGTCTTCATTTGCTGAAGTTAGGAAATCTTAGTGCAGAAATTGATACCAGCAAGTGTCAAATTGCTCACCATGTTAACGCTTCGGAGTCAGGTAATAATATTCAGGTATATGCAGATAGCCTGAATCTTCCCTTCTTAGATAAATCACTGGATGCTTGCCTGTTAGCTGATACTTTAGCCTATTCGGAAGACCCACATCGTATTTTACGTGAAGTTGACAGAGTTCTGGTCGATGACGGTTGGTTGGTCGTGAGTGGATTTAATCCTTTTAGCCTGGTTGGGGCAGGTAAACTGATTCCGGTGATAAGGAAAAAACATCCTTATACCAGTAGAATGTTTACCAGAATGCGTATGATCGATTGGCTTAGTTTGCTTAACTATGAAGTGCTACATCAGGCAAGTTTTCAGAATATGCCCTGGAATGGCCTGTGCGGAGGATTTCTAAGCTCACACATTCCAGCTTTTGGTTGCCAAACGTTGATCGTTGCTCGTAAACGAACGATTCCGTTGACGTTGAATCCGCTTTCAGCCTTTAAAAAGCGGTTTCGTGTCAGGTCCGGAGCAGTAGGGGCGACTAAAAATATGCATAATGGAGATTAACCATTATGCTTACTTATTCTCAGGCGTATAGCCTTCGTCGGTTAAGGTCGGTTGTTCCGCAGCGGCACGTGCCAGTTGGTCACAACGCTCATTTTCTTCGTGTCCCGCATGGCCTTTAACCCAGTGCCATTCAACATTGTGGCGAATAATCGTCTGATCGAGACGTTGCCATAAATCGACGTTTTTGACAGGTTTTTTATCGGCAGTTTTCCAGCCGCGTTTTTTCCAGTTATGGATCCAGCTCATGATCCCTTGCCGTACATATTGGCTATCCGTACTGAGGGAAACCTGACAAGAGGCCGTCAGGGATTCCAGCGCAGTAATTGCCGCCAATAATTCCATACGGTTATTGGTGGTAAGGAAATATCCGGCACTGAGGGTTTTCTCATGCTGTTTATAGCGTAAAATAGCACCATAGCCTCCTGGTCCTGGGTTTCCCAGACAAGAGCCATCGGTGAATATCTCTACCTGTTTAAGCATATCTGGTAGACTCGTCATTAAAGTTTAAAACGGTAAGTCTGACACAAAATGGAATCAATAAGCACTGAAATTACACGACAGATTGTTCTTGATACCGAAACAACCGGTATGAACATGGTCGGCGTACACTATGAAGGTCACCGAATTATTGAGATAGGTGCGGTTGAAGTGATTAACCGTCGTTTAACCGGTAGGCATTTTCATGTATACGTCAAACCAGATCGTCTGGTAGATCCTGAAGCTTATGGCGTTCACGGTATCAGTGATGAATTTTTGGCTGATAAACCGACGTTTGCTGAAATTGCCGATGATTTCTTTAATTTTATCAATGGCGCAGAGCTGGTTATCCATAACGCATCGTTCGACGTTGGCTTTATGGACCATGAGTTTCGCATGTTGCGCAGCGATTATCCCAAAGTAGAGTCGTTTTGTACGGTTACTGACTCACTGATGATGGCTCGTAAGATGTTTCCGGGTAAACGAAATAGCCTGGATGCTCTCTGTAGTCGTCTGGATATAGATAATAGTCGCAGAACGTTGCACGGCGCTTTACTGGATGCCGAGATCCTGGCAGAGGTCTATCTGACCATGACAGGTGGACAGACTTCACTGTCATTCTCTTTGGAAGGTGAGAATCAGGCACAGACACGGGGTGCTGAAATTCAACGCGTTGTACGTGCTGAAAGTGCGCTAAAAGTTGTTTATGCGAATGAAGCAGAAATTGAAGCTCATGAGTCCCGTTTAGATCTGATTAGTAAAAAAGGCGGCTGTTGTCTTTGGCGTCCTGCTACGGATGGCGAGACGGTAAATTAATAATTTTTAAGCACTTCGTTGAATTAATGTGCAGTTGAATCTGTTTTAGTAAAAATTCATTGACTACCGGCACAGGGAACCTTACTATCACTCCGCTTTCTTATGAAAGCTATGTGGAGCGGTAGTTCAGTTGGTTAGAATACCTGCCTGTCACGCAGGGGGTCGCGGGTTCGAGTCCCGTCCGTTCCGCCACTAATTTCAATCCCTTGAGTTAAACGCTCAGGGGATTTTTTTCGTCTATAGTTTTGTTTCTTACTGCATTTAGCTTATACAGCGGTTTCTATTCTTCTTCGTCTTCCTGTAAATTAACCTGATAGCCTGTTGCCTGATTTGAAGGAATTTATGTGGTTTTTAAAATTACTATTCAAAAAACGATTTGATCCTGAATTTATTACCCGTTTTTTTCAGGCATTGTCTGAACATATCCCTGATGTTGAATTAATCTGGAAGAAAGGGGGAAGTGAGGTTGCCCTGAGTTCAGCGTCTTCTGCGGTTATTAAACGAGGGAAAAAAGTGCTCTATTCTCAGGGGAGCCGTTTTGGATGGATTGACCCATTTTCTGCCGGAGATTATCGCTCGGAATTAATCAAAGTAGCAGAACAGTTTCAACTGGGGCGAGAAAAACCAAATTACTGGTTGAGTCTTGTTTGCGTTGTTGTTTATCTGGTGATTGTTACCGGAGCAATCGGTGCTGCGGAAGAGTCGGTGAATTTATTTTATGCCGGTAGTGTTATTGCGGCACTGCTTACCAGCATATTGATGATATTCAGTTATCGGGCTGACTGGTCTCATAATCTTCGTAGTTTGTGCACCACACTGTGGATACTGGCGATGATTGCCGGCGCTTTTTCATCGATTTTACTTTTGCCAATCATCTGGACTGAGAACCGTCAGCAGCTGGCACGAACGTATAGCTTAAATCGTTCCTGAATAAGCATAAAACAGCTTAATTGAATGGAAGATAGCGCTTATTGCACTTCTCCCTGCTATTGCTATCCGTTACACTGATCGAAGCTGATTCACTACACTTTATCTATAAAGAGGTTTTTCATGTATCAGGATTTAATCCGCAGCGAGCTGAATGAAGCGGCTCAGGTATTACAAAAGTTCCTCAGCGACGATGCAAACATTGAATCTGTGCAGCGTGCGGCTCTGCTACTGGCCGATTCATTTAAAGCCGGTGGTAAAGTGCTCTCTTGTGGTAATGGTGGTTCTCATTGTGATGCCATGCATTTTGCTGAAGAGCTAACCGGACGTTACCGTGAAAACCGGCCTGGTTATCCTGCTATTGCTATTTCCGATCCCAGCCATATCTCCTGCGTTAGTAATGACTTCGGTTATGACTACATTTTTTCCCGTTATCTGGAAGCGGTTGGTCGGGAAGGGGATGTGCTGTTTGGGTTATCCACCTCTGGCAATTCAGCCAATATCTTAAGGGCTATTGATGCTGCTCGCGAAAAAGGCATGAAAGTTATTGTGTTGACGGGAAAAGATGGCGGTAAAATGGATGGTCTGGCCGATGTTGAGATTAGGGTTCCTCATTTTGGCTATGCGGACCGTATTCAAGAAGTGCATATTAAAGTTATCCATATCCTGATGCTGTTAGTTGAAAAAGAGATGGTGAAATAGCTTACTTTGGTAAGTGTTGATGAGAGGTCGGTATGTGTGAATTACTTGGAATGAGTGCCAATGTGCCGACCGATATCTGTTTCAGCTTTACCGGGCTGATACAGCGCGGCGGCCGTACGGGCCCACATAAAGATGGTTGGGGTATTACCTTTTATGAAGGGAAAGGATGTCGAACTTTCCGCGATCCACAACCCAGTTATAACTCGCCGATTGCTAAATTGGTGCAAGAGTACCCGATTAAGTCATGTGCGGTAATTTCCCATATCCGCCAGGCCAATCGGGGAGCGGTAGCATTGGAAAATACCCATCCTTTTACGCGCGAACTCTGGGGGCGTAATTGGACCTTTGCCCACAACGGTCAATTAAAGGGATATCGGAGCCTGAAAACTCCATTCTTTCAGCCAATTGGTGAAACCGACAGTGAATATGCATTTTGCTGGATCCTACAACAGCTTAAGCAGCGTTATCCTCGTCGACCATCCAACTGGCCTGCGGTATTCCGTTTTATCGCTTCTTGCGCTGCTCAATTAAGAAAGAAGGGCGTATTTAATATGCTGCTTTCTGACGGGCACTATGTCATGGCCTACTGCTCAACCAACCTGTACTGGCTAACGCGGCGGGCGCCTTTTGGCAAAGCAACATTATTAGATGAAGATGTGGAGATCGACTTTCAGCGTGAAACTACACCAAACGATATTGTTACTTTAATTGCGACTCAGCCGTTAACCGGAAATGAACAGTGGCAAAAAATCCCTGAAGGAGAATTTGCCCTGTTTCATTTTGGTGAACGTATTATTTAATTGCTCTTAACGAGCAGCGAAAGGATTCGCAGGGTTAGTTTTTGGCGGATTGTTGGCTAATAACCCCTGCGGAGCAAGATTATAACGCCCATTGCTGACAATCATATTTGGTGGCTGATGGGTTTTTTCAAAGAAGTCATAGCCAACTTTCAACTGCTGCCAAAACTCATAATGTACGGAGTGACTGTAGCTATTTAATTTATCGTTGGTCATACGGAATGGGAAGATATTAACTTCCACCTGAGGTTGTCCGTTGATCAACGCATACTCGATAAACTGATAAATTTCGGAAATCTGTTGGTTATTCATGGCATAACAACCGGTAGATACACAGTCACCGTGTACCATAAGATGCTTACCGGTAAATCCATGCTCCTGATCGTATTGATTAGGGTAACCAAGATTGAAAGAACGATAAAATTTACTGTTTGGATTCAGGCTTTGCATGGTTACCTGATAAAACCCCTCCGGGCTTTTAAAGTCACCCTGATAGCGCTTAGGACCAAGACCACCTGAATAGTTACAGATAGGGTAAGTTTGCACTAACTGATAAGCACCCTGATTTTTAACAAACAGTTCCAGAACTTTATCTTCTTTTATAATGCGAACATAAACCGGTAAGCCCAGTAGCCGCTGTTTTTCTGGTTGCATAGTAGATTGTTGTTCAGTCAGCGGCTGAACGGACTGCGCATTTGAATAGAACGACACTGGCGACAGTAGCAATACGCTGAGCATGAATAGAGATTTGCTCATTTTTCTTCCCGTTGTTAAAAACATATATCCGTGGCTAATTAATTTAATATTGTTGTATTTATAGTCTATTTTCTGGCGAGTAGTGTAAGTCAGATAATAAAAAAAGAATAATTATTTTTATGGCAAATGCTCGTTTTGTGTGATGTCTCGAAAAGCGGTTTTTAGGAAAGGTAATAGCTCAGACAGGTTCTATTTAATTATTTGATATTATTATAATTATATAGGGCTAATAGAACGGACAGAAAAGTAGGGCTATCTTCCTGTCCGTTTATTAGTATTGTTCTGTTTTTAACGATAGCTAAACTTACCAATGTATTCCTCAGTATTTCTGGGGATATTGCTGGCATACATATACTGACTTTGTGGTATTTCGGGTCCAACCAAAGCATAACGACCATCAACAACAGAAATATTTGGGGGTTGATGAGTAGTTTCAAAATAGTCATAGCCAGCCTTTAACTGCTGCCAGAACTCCTGATACTCAGAATCTTGATGGCGACGCATATTTTCGTTGGTCATACGAAATGGGAAAATATTGATATTCACCTGTTGTTGACCGTTTTTCATTGCGGCTTCGACGAATTGATAAATCTCGGCAATTTGCTCATCGGTCATAGCATAGCAACCGGCAGAGACACAGGCTCCATGTATCATTAGATAGTTACCAGTAAAACCATGAGCCCTGTCATATTGGTTAGGATAGCCAATATTAAATGCGCGATAATACTTACTATTAGGATTCAAACTGTTGGCGGTTATTTGATAGAATCCTTCCGGACTTTTATAATCACCCTGACGCTTTTTAGGACCTAGCCCACCTGAATAACTACAAATTAAATAAGTTCTAATGTGTTGATAGCTATTTTTATTTTTAATAAATAGCTCAAGTTTATGTTCTTCCTTAATAATACGAATATATACCGGAAGGCCTAATAGTTTTTGTTTCTCTGATGGAGCGATAGATTGCCTGGTTACCGGTATTACCTGTGATTCTGCTGCGGAATAAAAGGATACTGATGAAAATAGCAATACGCTGAGCAGGAATAAGTATTTGCTCATTTGTGTCCCTGTTGTTAATTATATAAACTTACCTGTTAATGAAATATAAATTGATGTTATTTTAACCAATTTATTTTCAGGTAGTGTAATAGGGATAAGTCGGAATAAATAATATTTTTATATAACAATGTGTGACTTTTTGTTTTTAATAATATGTATGTTGAGGTGTTTTCTTTGAATATTTTTTCTAATCTATTGATGCGATTATTGGTTTTTATAACGGTGTTTTATATTTCAGGATGTGAACCTCAACAGTCTGCTATTAATGGCAAAACAATGGGAACTTATTATTCAATAAAATATATTGAGCACTCAAAAGCCCCTGAACGTGCTGAATTACAAAAACAAATTGATATTTTATTAGAAAATGTCAATAACCAGATGTCCACCTATCGTCCGGAATCTGAATTAAGCCGATTTAATCAATACCGTAATATTAATCAGGTTTTTTCTGTTTCTGCAGCAACGATAAAGGTCATTAATGAAGCTGTGCGGATAAATCAGCTCACCGAAGGCGCTTTGGATATTAGCGTTGGGCCTTTGGTGAATCTTTGGGGATTCGGACCTGAAGAGCATAAAGACCAGCTTCCTTCAGATGCAGAGCTACAACAGCGTAAGGCTTGGGTCGGCATGGATAAGCTGAAAGTGGAAGGCGATGGTTTGATAAAGAAGATACCTGAGCTCTATCTCGACCTCTCTGCCATTGCCAAAGGGTATGGTGTGGATGTGGTGGCGGAATATCTGGAATTAGTGGGCATTAACAACTATCTGGTAGATATCGGCGGTGAGGTAAGAACCAAAGGACAAAACGAACGTCAGCAACCCTGGCGTATTGCTATTGAGAAGCCAACGGCAGGTCTTGAACAACAAGTGCAGGAAGTGATTGCACCTGGTGATATGTCTGTTGCTACCTCAGGGAATTACCGCAATTATTTTGAAATTAATGGCGTTCGTTATTCCCATACCATTGATCCACGCACCGGCTGG from the Limnobaculum zhutongyuii genome contains:
- the gloB gene encoding hydroxyacylglutathione hydrolase, whose product is MHLISIPAFQDNYIWLLTTKQQTGIIVDPGEALPVIQQLEQQQITPTAILLTHHHNDHTGGVAELIRHYPALKVYGPQETQSKGAQFIVREGDNIDINGMCFSVIEVPGHTAGHVAFYSAPYLFCGDTLFSAGCGRIFEGTPEQMYQSIQKLDALPDTTKVCCAHEYTISNLRFANYVLPENIEIETYLKHIIDIRSKSQPSVPTELKTERTINLYLKCHQLDLKRKLGMDDPTIQPWQVFKRLREMKDNY
- a CDS encoding class I SAM-dependent methyltransferase translates to MRAARTETIVTSPASWNELSYGNSYRRALEQQLDPLWPKLFGLHLLKLGNLSAEIDTSKCQIAHHVNASESGNNIQVYADSLNLPFLDKSLDACLLADTLAYSEDPHRILREVDRVLVDDGWLVVSGFNPFSLVGAGKLIPVIRKKHPYTSRMFTRMRMIDWLSLLNYEVLHQASFQNMPWNGLCGGFLSSHIPAFGCQTLIVARKRTIPLTLNPLSAFKKRFRVRSGAVGATKNMHNGD
- the rnhA gene encoding ribonuclease HI; the protein is MLKQVEIFTDGSCLGNPGPGGYGAILRYKQHEKTLSAGYFLTTNNRMELLAAITALESLTASCQVSLSTDSQYVRQGIMSWIHNWKKRGWKTADKKPVKNVDLWQRLDQTIIRHNVEWHWVKGHAGHEENERCDQLARAAAEQPTLTDEGYTPENK
- the dnaQ gene encoding DNA polymerase III subunit epsilon, which gives rise to MSTEITRQIVLDTETTGMNMVGVHYEGHRIIEIGAVEVINRRLTGRHFHVYVKPDRLVDPEAYGVHGISDEFLADKPTFAEIADDFFNFINGAELVIHNASFDVGFMDHEFRMLRSDYPKVESFCTVTDSLMMARKMFPGKRNSLDALCSRLDIDNSRRTLHGALLDAEILAEVYLTMTGGQTSLSFSLEGENQAQTRGAEIQRVVRAESALKVVYANEAEIEAHESRLDLISKKGGCCLWRPATDGETVN
- the lpcA gene encoding D-sedoheptulose 7-phosphate isomerase codes for the protein MYQDLIRSELNEAAQVLQKFLSDDANIESVQRAALLLADSFKAGGKVLSCGNGGSHCDAMHFAEELTGRYRENRPGYPAIAISDPSHISCVSNDFGYDYIFSRYLEAVGREGDVLFGLSTSGNSANILRAIDAAREKGMKVIVLTGKDGGKMDGLADVEIRVPHFGYADRIQEVHIKVIHILMLLVEKEMVK
- a CDS encoding class II glutamine amidotransferase, whose protein sequence is MCELLGMSANVPTDICFSFTGLIQRGGRTGPHKDGWGITFYEGKGCRTFRDPQPSYNSPIAKLVQEYPIKSCAVISHIRQANRGAVALENTHPFTRELWGRNWTFAHNGQLKGYRSLKTPFFQPIGETDSEYAFCWILQQLKQRYPRRPSNWPAVFRFIASCAAQLRKKGVFNMLLSDGHYVMAYCSTNLYWLTRRAPFGKATLLDEDVEIDFQRETTPNDIVTLIATQPLTGNEQWQKIPEGEFALFHFGERII
- a CDS encoding L,D-transpeptidase family protein; the encoded protein is MSKSLFMLSVLLLSPVSFYSNAQSVQPLTEQQSTMQPEKQRLLGLPVYVRIIKEDKVLELFVKNQGAYQLVQTYPICNYSGGLGPKRYQGDFKSPEGFYQVTMQSLNPNSKFYRSFNLGYPNQYDQEHGFTGKHLMVHGDCVSTGCYAMNNQQISEIYQFIEYALINGQPQVEVNIFPFRMTNDKLNSYSHSVHYEFWQQLKVGYDFFEKTHQPPNMIVSNGRYNLAPQGLLANNPPKTNPANPFAAR
- a CDS encoding L,D-transpeptidase family protein is translated as MSKYLFLLSVLLFSSVSFYSAAESQVIPVTRQSIAPSEKQKLLGLPVYIRIIKEEHKLELFIKNKNSYQHIRTYLICSYSGGLGPKKRQGDYKSPEGFYQITANSLNPNSKYYRAFNIGYPNQYDRAHGFTGNYLMIHGACVSAGCYAMTDEQIAEIYQFVEAAMKNGQQQVNINIFPFRMTNENMRRHQDSEYQEFWQQLKAGYDYFETTHQPPNISVVDGRYALVGPEIPQSQYMYASNIPRNTEEYIGKFSYR
- a CDS encoding FAD:protein FMN transferase, producing the protein MRLLVFITVFYISGCEPQQSAINGKTMGTYYSIKYIEHSKAPERAELQKQIDILLENVNNQMSTYRPESELSRFNQYRNINQVFSVSAATIKVINEAVRINQLTEGALDISVGPLVNLWGFGPEEHKDQLPSDAELQQRKAWVGMDKLKVEGDGLIKKIPELYLDLSAIAKGYGVDVVAEYLELVGINNYLVDIGGEVRTKGQNERQQPWRIAIEKPTAGLEQQVQEVIAPGDMSVATSGNYRNYFEINGVRYSHTIDPRTGWPVSNEIVSVTVLSPSCMTADGFSTAIGVLGLEKGMELANQQQLPVMIITQSDTGFTEHYSETFKQKIITP